One segment of Candidatus Dadabacteria bacterium DNA contains the following:
- a CDS encoding NAD(P)/FAD-dependent oxidoreductase: protein MRVAIIGNGVTGVAAALSIRRLQPDWEIVVISGESSFHYSRPALMYIFMGHMSYKDTKPYEDSLWRKNRIDLVRGWVTEIDAAGKKLIMHEKDPVSFDKLLIATGSKSNKFGWPGQDLGGVQGLYSLMDLRLLYENVKGAQSAVIVGGGLIGIELAEMLHSRNIHVTFLVREESYWTNVLPIEESRMINRVILEQGIDLRLLTELKEIVGDDSGRVRGVVTNEEEFIECQIVGLTAGVSPNVALAKASGIKTGRGILVDWSFRTDTPDVFAAGDCAEIITEGEGRNLIQQVWYTGKNQGKVAGEVIAGRHSVYDPGIWYNSAKFFDLEYQTYGTVRNLPVEGEDNFYWEHPDHGRSIRIVTKGGVVCGINVMGLRYSHRVCESWVAEKRSLDYVLDHLGDANFDPEFYEKCEAEIIKEIRKQAA from the coding sequence ATGCGCGTAGCGATTATCGGAAATGGGGTGACCGGAGTTGCAGCTGCTCTGAGCATACGCAGGCTCCAGCCCGACTGGGAGATCGTCGTGATCTCGGGGGAATCCTCCTTTCACTATTCCCGCCCGGCGCTTATGTACATATTCATGGGCCACATGAGCTACAAGGACACCAAGCCCTACGAAGACAGTCTCTGGAGGAAAAACCGCATTGATTTGGTAAGGGGCTGGGTTACCGAAATCGATGCTGCCGGAAAAAAACTCATTATGCACGAAAAAGATCCCGTTTCGTTCGATAAGCTGCTTATCGCCACGGGATCCAAATCAAACAAGTTCGGGTGGCCCGGACAGGATCTCGGAGGAGTGCAGGGCCTCTACAGCCTTATGGATCTCAGGCTTCTTTACGAGAACGTAAAGGGAGCCCAAAGCGCCGTTATAGTCGGAGGGGGCCTGATCGGGATCGAACTTGCCGAGATGCTCCATTCTCGCAATATCCACGTCACATTCCTAGTGAGAGAAGAGTCCTACTGGACTAACGTTCTTCCGATTGAGGAATCGCGGATGATAAACCGCGTGATTCTGGAGCAGGGGATCGATCTCAGGCTCTTAACGGAACTTAAGGAGATAGTAGGGGACGATTCCGGAAGAGTGCGGGGAGTTGTGACTAACGAAGAGGAATTCATAGAATGCCAGATCGTCGGTCTCACTGCGGGGGTAAGTCCCAACGTAGCCCTTGCCAAGGCAAGCGGGATAAAGACAGGGAGGGGGATCCTAGTTGACTGGAGCTTCAGGACCGATACCCCGGATGTGTTTGCTGCCGGGGACTGCGCCGAGATAATCACCGAGGGGGAGGGAAGGAACCTTATTCAGCAGGTCTGGTACACGGGCAAGAACCAGGGAAAAGTGGCGGGAGAGGTAATAGCCGGCCGACACAGCGTGTATGACCCGGGGATATGGTATAACTCGGCCAAGTTTTTCGATCTTGAGTACCAGACTTACGGTACAGTGAGAAACCTTCCCGTTGAAGGGGAGGACAATTTTTACTGGGAGCATCCCGATCACGGCCGTTCAATAAGAATCGTTACGAAGGGCGGAGTTGTCTGCGGCATAAACGTCATGGGCCTTCGCTACAGCCACAGGGTTTGCGAGAGCTGGGTGGCGGAGAAGAGATCCCTTGACTATGTGCTCGATCATCTGGGGGATGCCAATTTCGACCCGGAATTCTATGAAAAATGCGAGGCGGAAATAATAAAGGAAATAAGAAAACAGGCTGCCTGA
- a CDS encoding 4Fe-4S binding protein, which yields MRGGNNKGNKKTGCLMEQKIIDYDFNEETLGFEEPEKAPDKPLGTGEKLSLAVLGFGILMFALQSMGMPPGGTWAGFLLVFLPVFFGTAFYFHLNFKGTVPGIKHDNIYFRGLTNKGVLGWLVGIVFTGFYIALYWFPEYLAGGIKIVNPLSLALSGSPANNWFFYGFLYTLAVFIFGVRMFMKYRHNRYQKIRTASVMFFQLGFAFLIPNLLMLFNQPEFYLSYFWPLKPEYLFPGTLSYFVNHPGGLGMFLIFWGAVMTFIATPLLTYYFGKRWYCSWVCGCGGLAETMGDPFRHLSDKSKKAWRTERWLVHSVLVFIVVTTVLLWVNSATSGAVFGEASMSLKKWYGFYIGAIFSGVIGVGFYPIMGSRVWCRFGCPMAAVLGIFQRYLSRFRITTNGDQCMSCGNCSTYCEMGIDVRAYAQKGENIVRASCVGCGVCAAVCPRGVLKLENGGTFKDRFSGSDKPLGALIDSLKHV from the coding sequence ATGCGAGGCGGAAATAATAAAGGAAATAAGAAAACAGGCTGCCTGATGGAACAAAAAATTATAGATTACGATTTTAATGAAGAAACCCTTGGTTTTGAGGAGCCGGAGAAGGCCCCGGACAAGCCGCTTGGAACCGGAGAGAAACTTTCTCTTGCCGTTTTGGGCTTCGGAATACTGATGTTTGCTCTTCAGTCCATGGGTATGCCTCCGGGCGGCACATGGGCCGGATTTCTCCTGGTATTCCTTCCTGTCTTCTTCGGTACGGCGTTTTACTTTCATCTTAACTTCAAGGGCACTGTTCCAGGAATCAAGCATGATAACATCTACTTCAGGGGGCTAACCAACAAAGGGGTTCTCGGCTGGCTTGTCGGCATTGTGTTCACCGGTTTCTACATAGCTCTCTACTGGTTTCCCGAATACTTGGCGGGGGGAATAAAGATCGTAAACCCGCTTTCTCTGGCCCTTTCAGGTTCTCCTGCCAACAACTGGTTTTTCTACGGTTTTCTCTACACCCTGGCCGTTTTCATTTTCGGAGTAAGAATGTTCATGAAATACAGGCATAATCGCTACCAGAAAATAAGAACGGCTTCCGTTATGTTTTTCCAGCTTGGGTTCGCCTTTCTTATCCCCAACCTACTTATGCTCTTTAACCAGCCCGAGTTCTACCTAAGCTACTTTTGGCCGCTTAAACCTGAATACTTGTTCCCGGGCACTTTAAGCTATTTCGTTAATCATCCCGGGGGACTTGGAATGTTCCTTATTTTCTGGGGGGCCGTGATGACCTTCATCGCCACTCCGCTTCTTACCTACTATTTCGGCAAGAGATGGTACTGCTCCTGGGTCTGTGGCTGCGGTGGGCTTGCGGAAACCATGGGGGATCCGTTTAGACATCTCTCGGACAAATCGAAAAAGGCGTGGCGCACAGAGCGCTGGCTCGTTCATTCCGTGCTGGTTTTTATCGTTGTTACGACGGTTCTTCTCTGGGTTAACTCCGCAACATCGGGGGCGGTGTTCGGAGAAGCCTCGATGTCTCTTAAGAAATGGTACGGGTTCTACATAGGGGCCATTTTTTCTGGGGTCATAGGCGTGGGTTTCTACCCCATAATGGGAAGCAGGGTATGGTGTCGGTTCGGTTGTCCTATGGCGGCCGTCCTCGGGATTTTCCAGAGGTACCTTTCAAGGTTCAGAATTACCACAAACGGCGACCAGTGCATGTCGTGCGGGAACTGTTCCACCTACTGCGAGATGGGCATAGATGTCAGGGCTTACGCGCAGAAGGGCGAAAACATAGTGAGAGCGTCGTGCGTCGGATGCGGAGTGTGTGCAGCCGTGTGCCCAAGGGGTGTGCTTAAGCTTGAAAACGGAGGAACTTTCAAGGACAGGTTCTCTGGGTCCGACAAACCGCTTGGTGCTCTTATCGACTCGCTGAAACATGTCTAG